A genome region from Fibrobacterota bacterium includes the following:
- a CDS encoding nitrite/sulfite reductase: MKALDLVSSPAAAYWKQLLSDRVNPKWREDIDNFETDIVLKKRGKIEDKLFAETRLRMGAYGQRYDNGHRHDGNESRTIPFPTDLNKGPETKWDAPGMERIKLPWGGMTAQQLEVIAELAEEYSDSILHVTTRQDIQLHYIHIENCPSMFRRLAAVGITTREACGNSVRNVTACPIAGVCRDEAFDITGYANAVFAYLLGHPDVQDFGRKFKIALSGCKHNPCGLTNIHDLGLIAAVRRQPDGSIKRGFEFYVGGGLGAVTYDAKLFTDFVAEDEVLALTQATCRVFARLGEKKKRHRARIKFLVADMGIDKFREAVLEERAKLPADPRWTDFLATLPKFDEKAARPAGKGIPKTNDAAFDFWCLTNVYPQKQDGFATVTVTLPMGDITSNQARGLASIARKYIQDTMRTTVEQNIVLRFVSESDLYDLYKDLATIDLHQAGAASIVDITACPGTDTCKLGVSSSRGLAAELRTRLATKFVQMDEAVRNLRIKVSGCFNSCGQQHIADIGFFGISRNVGGYIVPHFQMVLGGQFANNGGTYGLAVGGIASKAIPAAIDKLLDLYLTRKNKGETFRAWVERTGKAVIMQSLGDVTAVPAYDADKSFYTDWGSVREYNVKDKGIGECAGEVVSLTDFGLKAADREVFEAQLKFDTGDWQTGAALAYKAMVYAAQGLVKMYNIDVPDDPEKVMAEWKERFYDTQKFFDPFAGPRFAQFYIHAHEQRGAQLDKEKASRLLQEALLFIEAAHSCNLRLSMGIEKGKDGIAADIKAAGAKPAKA; this comes from the coding sequence ATGAAAGCCTTAGACCTCGTTTCTTCGCCCGCCGCCGCTTATTGGAAACAACTCCTGTCCGACCGCGTCAATCCGAAATGGCGCGAGGACATCGACAATTTCGAGACCGATATCGTGCTCAAGAAGCGCGGGAAGATCGAAGACAAGCTCTTCGCGGAAACGCGGCTGCGCATGGGCGCCTATGGCCAGCGCTACGATAACGGGCATCGCCACGACGGCAACGAGAGCCGTACCATCCCTTTCCCGACCGATCTCAACAAAGGTCCCGAAACCAAGTGGGACGCGCCCGGGATGGAGCGCATCAAGCTGCCTTGGGGCGGCATGACCGCGCAGCAGCTCGAGGTCATCGCCGAACTGGCCGAGGAATATTCGGATTCGATCCTGCACGTCACCACGCGCCAGGACATCCAGCTCCATTACATCCACATCGAGAATTGCCCGTCCATGTTCCGTCGTTTGGCCGCGGTGGGCATCACCACCCGCGAAGCCTGCGGCAATTCCGTGCGTAACGTGACCGCCTGCCCCATCGCCGGCGTCTGCCGCGACGAGGCCTTCGACATCACCGGCTACGCCAATGCCGTATTCGCCTACCTGCTCGGCCATCCGGACGTGCAGGACTTCGGCCGCAAGTTCAAGATCGCGCTTTCGGGCTGCAAGCATAATCCCTGCGGCCTCACCAACATCCACGACCTGGGTCTTATCGCCGCCGTACGGCGCCAGCCGGACGGATCGATCAAGCGCGGCTTCGAGTTCTACGTGGGCGGCGGCCTGGGCGCGGTCACCTACGACGCCAAGCTCTTCACCGATTTCGTCGCCGAAGACGAAGTGTTGGCCCTGACCCAGGCCACCTGCCGCGTGTTCGCGCGCCTGGGCGAGAAGAAGAAGCGCCATCGCGCCCGCATCAAGTTCCTGGTGGCCGACATGGGCATCGACAAGTTCCGCGAGGCCGTGCTCGAAGAGCGCGCCAAGCTCCCCGCCGATCCGCGCTGGACGGATTTCCTGGCCACCCTGCCCAAGTTCGACGAGAAGGCCGCCCGGCCCGCCGGCAAAGGCATCCCCAAGACCAACGACGCCGCCTTCGACTTCTGGTGCCTGACCAACGTCTATCCCCAGAAGCAGGACGGCTTCGCGACGGTAACCGTTACGTTACCCATGGGGGACATCACCAGCAACCAGGCCCGCGGCCTGGCGAGCATCGCCCGCAAGTACATCCAGGACACTATGCGTACCACGGTGGAGCAGAACATCGTGCTGCGCTTCGTAAGCGAATCCGACCTTTACGATTTGTACAAGGATCTCGCGACGATCGATTTGCACCAGGCCGGCGCGGCGTCCATCGTGGACATCACCGCCTGCCCCGGCACCGACACCTGCAAGCTGGGCGTCTCCAGCTCCCGCGGCCTGGCCGCCGAGCTGCGCACCCGCCTGGCCACCAAGTTCGTGCAGATGGACGAGGCGGTCCGCAATCTCCGCATCAAGGTTTCCGGCTGCTTCAACTCCTGCGGCCAGCAGCACATCGCCGATATCGGTTTCTTCGGCATCAGCCGCAACGTGGGCGGATACATCGTGCCGCATTTCCAGATGGTGCTGGGCGGCCAGTTCGCCAATAACGGCGGAACCTACGGCCTGGCCGTGGGCGGCATCGCCTCCAAGGCCATCCCCGCCGCCATCGACAAGCTCCTGGACCTTTACCTGACGCGCAAGAACAAGGGCGAGACCTTCCGCGCCTGGGTCGAACGCACCGGCAAGGCCGTCATCATGCAAAGCCTGGGCGACGTGACCGCGGTGCCCGCATACGATGCGGACAAGTCCTTCTATACCGACTGGGGCAGCGTGCGCGAGTACAACGTGAAGGACAAGGGGATCGGGGAATGCGCCGGCGAGGTGGTTTCCCTGACCGACTTCGGCCTCAAGGCCGCCGATCGCGAGGTGTTCGAGGCCCAGCTAAAGTTCGATACCGGGGACTGGCAGACCGGCGCGGCATTGGCCTACAAGGCCATGGTGTACGCCGCCCAGGGCCTGGTCAAGATGTACAACATCGACGTTCCGGACGATCCCGAAAAGGTGATGGCGGAATGGAAGGAGCGCTTCTACGATACGCAGAAGTTCTTCGACCCTTTCGCGGGCCCGCGCTTCGCGCAGTTCTACATCCACGCCCACGAGCAACGCGGCGCCCAGCTCGATAAGGAAAAAGCCTCGCGCCTCTTGCAGGAGGCGCTCCTCTTCATCGAAGCCGCGCACAGTTGCAATCTGCGCCTGTCCATGGGCATCGAGAAGGGCAAGGACGGCATCGCGGCGGACATCAAGGCGGCCGGCGCGAAGCCGGCCAAGGCGTAA
- a CDS encoding chitosanase, whose product MASTPCKRPFPQSLSYPGCGKPEGISQAELNADTESFYRYYRERYFRASSGGTPGGGWYIDRPDGYQGGQYKTISEAHGYGMIILALMAGHDPEARARFDGFCNFFDHHRSRSNGELMSWLVPEDEGPLANDSATDGDMDIAYALLLAHVQWGSEGSAAARGVDYLGKARTLIDKGLKASNLGPGHRTLLGDWDKNGLNTRPSDWMTGHFQAFHLATGDDTWLKARSVAYALIADLTRSHAPATGLMPDFVVGDPPRPAPSNFLERQHDGAYSWNACRVPLRLAADLAHTGSKEAGAALLKTSRWLRAATGGDPEAIQAGYALDGTPLAQKSSPVFTATFLAGCMADPEAGEYLAAGWKSLGRPASYYGDALTMLSMLLLSGNWWAPEPM is encoded by the coding sequence ATGGCCTCTACCCCTTGCAAGCGCCCCTTTCCGCAATCCCTTTCCTATCCTGGCTGCGGCAAGCCGGAGGGCATTTCCCAAGCGGAGCTGAACGCGGATACCGAATCCTTCTATCGCTATTACCGGGAACGCTATTTCCGGGCTTCCAGCGGCGGCACGCCGGGGGGCGGATGGTATATCGACCGGCCCGATGGCTACCAAGGCGGCCAGTACAAGACCATTTCCGAAGCCCATGGGTACGGCATGATCATCCTGGCCCTGATGGCCGGGCACGATCCGGAGGCGCGCGCGCGCTTCGATGGCTTCTGCAATTTTTTCGATCACCATCGCAGCCGCAGCAACGGCGAGCTCATGTCGTGGCTGGTTCCCGAAGATGAAGGCCCCCTCGCCAACGATTCCGCCACCGACGGCGATATGGATATCGCGTACGCCTTGCTCCTGGCCCACGTCCAATGGGGCTCGGAGGGTTCGGCCGCGGCTCGCGGGGTTGACTATCTCGGCAAGGCGCGCACCCTCATCGATAAAGGCCTGAAGGCCAGCAATCTGGGTCCCGGGCATCGCACCCTGCTGGGGGATTGGGACAAGAACGGGTTGAACACCCGCCCTTCGGATTGGATGACCGGGCATTTCCAGGCCTTCCACCTCGCCACCGGGGACGATACGTGGCTCAAGGCCCGGTCCGTCGCTTACGCGCTCATCGCCGATCTCACGCGCAGTCACGCCCCGGCCACCGGTCTCATGCCCGACTTCGTGGTCGGGGATCCGCCCCGGCCGGCACCCTCCAATTTCCTGGAGCGGCAGCACGACGGGGCCTATTCCTGGAACGCTTGCCGTGTGCCTTTACGCTTGGCCGCCGACCTCGCCCATACTGGATCGAAAGAAGCCGGCGCCGCCCTTTTAAAAACCTCCCGCTGGCTGCGCGCGGCCACCGGCGGCGACCCGGAGGCTATCCAGGCCGGCTATGCCTTGGACGGGACCCCTCTGGCGCAGAAGTCCTCCCCCGTCTTCACCGCGACCTTCCTGGCAGGCTGCATGGCCGATCCGGAGGCCGGGGAATACCTGGCCGCGGGATGGAAGTCGCTGGGCCGTCCTGCCAGCTACTACGGAGATGCCCTGACCATGCTTTCCATGTTGCTCTTGTCGGGCAACTGGTGGGCGCCGGAACCCATGTAG
- a CDS encoding N-acetyltransferase, translating to MSSHLPGVFIHPSAHVSPESEIGDGTKVWINVQIREHARIGANCVLSKDVYVDHSVVIGDRCKIQNGVAVYHGVTLGNDVFVGPNAVFTNDRVPRAFNKDWQITPTVVKEGASIGANATIICGIELGEFCMVAAGSVVTKDVPPYTLVRGNPARPVGRIDRLGNRVGAPG from the coding sequence ATGAGCTCCCACCTTCCCGGCGTCTTCATCCATCCATCCGCCCACGTGTCGCCCGAGTCCGAAATCGGTGACGGCACCAAGGTTTGGATCAACGTCCAGATCCGGGAGCACGCCCGCATCGGCGCGAACTGCGTCCTGTCCAAGGACGTCTACGTCGATCACTCCGTCGTCATCGGGGATCGCTGCAAAATCCAGAACGGGGTCGCCGTCTACCACGGCGTCACCCTCGGGAACGACGTGTTCGTGGGCCCCAACGCCGTCTTTACCAACGACCGCGTCCCGCGGGCTTTCAACAAGGATTGGCAGATCACGCCCACCGTGGTCAAGGAAGGCGCCAGCATCGGGGCCAACGCCACCATCATTTGTGGTATCGAACTGGGGGAATTTTGCATGGTGGCGGCGGGCTCGGTGGTCACCAAGGACGTGCCGCCCTATACCTTGGTCAGGGGCAATCCCGCCCGGCCCGTCGGCCGGATCGATCGCCTGGGGAATCGCGTCGGAGCGCCGGGCTAA
- a CDS encoding Gfo/Idh/MocA family oxidoreductase, whose product MIRLAIIGLGVMGKNHYRVAKLIPGVQVAALCDAQPAEAYPEPLFRDVDALLAGAQVDAAIVAVPSFLHASIARKCLDKGLAVLVEKPLASTAEEGKALLAAARAPGAKLAVGHTERFNPVVGALIRELAGKELFSIQITRVGPFPPRIADVGVLTDLSVHDIDLIRYISKREILSASIHKSKKIHDHHEDNAILSFSLERDLIAGIATNWLTPFKKRKIEVATADAYYEANLMTQELVEYSAYTLNNAFIHRDCFVPKAEPLLSQDAAFFHYVRTGEAGELALAADGLRALEIIQDHPKGRA is encoded by the coding sequence ATGATCCGCCTCGCAATCATCGGATTAGGGGTGATGGGCAAGAACCATTACCGCGTCGCGAAGCTGATCCCCGGGGTGCAGGTGGCCGCGCTCTGCGACGCGCAGCCTGCGGAAGCCTATCCCGAACCCTTGTTCCGCGACGTGGACGCGCTCCTCGCCGGGGCGCAAGTGGATGCCGCCATCGTGGCCGTCCCGTCTTTCCTGCACGCATCCATCGCGCGCAAGTGCCTGGATAAAGGCCTGGCCGTGCTGGTGGAAAAGCCCCTGGCCTCCACCGCCGAGGAAGGCAAGGCCTTGCTCGCGGCCGCGCGGGCCCCGGGCGCCAAGCTCGCGGTGGGCCATACGGAACGCTTCAATCCCGTGGTGGGCGCCCTGATCCGCGAGCTCGCCGGCAAGGAATTGTTCAGCATCCAGATCACGCGCGTGGGCCCCTTCCCTCCGCGCATCGCCGACGTGGGAGTGCTGACCGACTTGTCCGTGCACGACATCGATCTCATCCGCTACATCTCGAAGCGGGAAATCCTGTCGGCCTCCATCCATAAATCCAAGAAGATCCACGACCACCACGAGGACAACGCCATCCTCTCCTTTTCCCTGGAACGGGATCTGATAGCGGGCATCGCCACCAATTGGCTCACCCCGTTCAAGAAGCGGAAGATCGAAGTCGCCACCGCCGACGCCTATTACGAGGCCAACCTGATGACGCAGGAGCTCGTCGAGTATTCCGCCTACACGCTGAACAACGCCTTCATCCATCGCGATTGCTTCGTGCCCAAGGCCGAACCCCTGCTGAGCCAGGACGCGGCCTTCTTCCATTACGTCCGTACCGGCGAGGCGGGCGAACTGGCCCTGGCCGCCGACGGTTTGCGCGCCTTGGAAATCATCCAGGATCATCCGAAAGGCCGAGCATGA
- a CDS encoding DegT/DnrJ/EryC1/StrS family aminotransferase: MEFCDLKAQYQAYKAEIDAAIQGVLDSSAFINGPQVKALETELATYAGVPHVLACANGTDALHVALLALGAGPGDEIIVPDFTFFATAEAVALTGATPVFVDIDPETYNVTPSTLADKITARTRGIIPVSLFGQMPDLEAIESLARQRGLWVMEDAAQSFGASFRGKRSASFTEIAATSFFPSKPLGCYGDGGALFVRDAGMAERLRALLNHGSLRRYRHESVGMNSRLDSLQAAVLRVKLRHFDAELGHRQRAAARYTDRLRDRARVPVVREGHASAWAQYTLRVPDRDRVQARLAAKGIPTAVHYPIPLHAQPAFAHLKIGDDACPVATQAAREVLSLPMHGMLAESQIAAVCLALEEVLP; the protein is encoded by the coding sequence ATGGAATTTTGCGATCTGAAGGCGCAATACCAGGCCTATAAGGCGGAAATCGACGCCGCCATCCAAGGCGTGCTGGATTCCTCCGCCTTCATCAACGGGCCGCAAGTGAAGGCCTTGGAGACGGAGCTCGCTACCTATGCCGGGGTTCCCCATGTGCTGGCCTGCGCCAACGGGACCGACGCCCTCCACGTCGCCCTCCTGGCCCTGGGAGCGGGGCCTGGGGACGAAATCATCGTTCCCGACTTCACCTTTTTCGCGACCGCGGAGGCGGTCGCCCTGACCGGGGCGACCCCCGTTTTCGTCGACATCGATCCCGAAACCTACAATGTCACCCCGTCCACCCTCGCCGACAAGATCACGGCCCGCACCCGGGGTATCATCCCCGTTTCCCTATTCGGCCAGATGCCGGATCTGGAAGCGATCGAGAGCCTGGCGCGGCAGCGGGGCCTGTGGGTGATGGAGGATGCCGCCCAATCCTTCGGCGCCAGCTTTCGCGGCAAGCGCTCCGCATCCTTCACGGAGATCGCCGCTACCTCGTTTTTCCCTTCCAAGCCTCTCGGTTGCTACGGGGACGGCGGCGCCCTTTTCGTCCGGGACGCGGGGATGGCGGAGCGGTTGCGGGCCTTGCTCAACCATGGTTCGCTCCGTCGTTACCGCCACGAGTCGGTGGGGATGAACAGCCGGCTGGACAGCTTGCAGGCCGCGGTGCTGCGCGTGAAGTTGCGCCATTTCGATGCCGAGTTGGGCCATCGGCAGCGCGCCGCGGCACGTTACACCGATCGCCTTCGCGATCGCGCGCGGGTTCCCGTGGTGCGGGAAGGCCACGCGTCCGCCTGGGCCCAATACACCCTGCGCGTGCCCGATCGCGATCGGGTGCAGGCCCGCCTGGCGGCCAAAGGCATCCCCACCGCCGTCCATTACCCCATTCCCCTGCATGCCCAACCCGCCTTCGCCCATCTCAAGATCGGCGACGACGCCTGCCCGGTCGCGACGCAAGCGGCGCGCGAAGTGTTATCCTTGCCCATGCACGGCATGTTGGCCGAGTCCCAGATCGCCGCGGTCTGCCTCGCGCTGGAAGAGGTATTGCCATGA
- a CDS encoding polysaccharide deacetylase family protein, whose translation MLYSRRMASPDPLRFRGNRSHPDHNAVLHLVRTYAAHLGLGLVETDAEADIHWDREPVGEAACLVIPGRAAGDSAPVCARSRGGFPVPRTAAGSGQAAARGDVLDACGNLALTRSGAIIRSDWDLLSFCADILFRRAERLPAFASASREAVFRELPDPAFGLDAEPWVDRWMFRLLGLLPRFTPSIDALPGRARLWLTHDLDNLSKWRMRSVAGQIARSPLQLARGRWGALKRAWGEIGTRAFTGRDPYDCMERVHAMEGRRRSASFFLANGRDHLIHRYELSRPRYLKVLRQCQDAGKDVGLHGQVHVIDDAAGIRAEREKISRLADAPVFLNRQHYLRWDAASTFSHLAAAGIRVDSTLGYNDTPGFRCGTSWPFLWFDCAADRPTRLMEVPLIFAEFQAYDPRTCEVEPARALAGRYLEAACRQGGVFTVLFHNDYFHADEFPGNAEVYADLIARADGRGLPDFDPLGTHARYVGADAG comes from the coding sequence TTGCTATATTCCCGGCGCATGGCTTCGCCCGATCCCTTGCGGTTCCGCGGCAACCGATCCCATCCCGACCACAACGCCGTCCTCCACTTGGTGCGCACCTACGCGGCGCATCTGGGACTGGGGCTGGTCGAAACGGATGCGGAAGCCGATATCCATTGGGATCGCGAGCCCGTCGGCGAGGCCGCCTGCCTGGTGATCCCGGGCCGGGCCGCCGGCGATAGCGCGCCCGTCTGCGCGCGCAGCCGCGGCGGTTTTCCGGTCCCGCGCACGGCGGCCGGGTCCGGTCAGGCCGCGGCCCGAGGCGATGTCCTGGACGCATGCGGGAACCTCGCCTTGACCCGTTCGGGCGCGATCATCCGTTCCGATTGGGATCTGCTTTCCTTCTGCGCCGACATCCTCTTCCGCCGCGCCGAGCGCTTGCCCGCCTTCGCATCCGCCTCCCGGGAAGCGGTCTTCCGCGAATTGCCGGACCCCGCCTTCGGCCTGGATGCCGAGCCTTGGGTGGATCGCTGGATGTTCCGACTCCTGGGGCTGCTCCCGCGCTTCACGCCTTCCATCGACGCACTTCCCGGCCGCGCGCGCCTGTGGCTCACCCATGATCTCGACAACCTTTCCAAATGGCGCATGCGATCGGTGGCGGGGCAGATCGCCCGCTCGCCGCTGCAGTTGGCCCGGGGCCGTTGGGGCGCGCTGAAGCGCGCCTGGGGCGAAATCGGGACGCGCGCCTTCACGGGCCGCGATCCGTACGATTGCATGGAACGCGTGCATGCAATGGAGGGCCGCCGGCGCTCGGCCAGCTTTTTCCTGGCCAACGGGCGGGACCATCTCATCCATCGTTATGAACTGTCGCGGCCGCGCTACCTTAAGGTGCTGCGCCAATGCCAGGACGCGGGCAAGGACGTGGGCTTGCATGGGCAGGTGCACGTGATCGACGATGCCGCGGGCATCCGCGCGGAGCGCGAAAAAATCTCGCGTTTGGCGGACGCGCCCGTCTTCCTCAACCGTCAACATTACCTGCGCTGGGACGCGGCTTCGACCTTTTCCCATCTCGCGGCCGCGGGGATACGCGTCGATTCCACCCTAGGCTACAACGATACTCCCGGCTTCCGCTGCGGCACGTCCTGGCCTTTCCTCTGGTTCGATTGCGCCGCCGATCGCCCTACCCGGCTTATGGAAGTCCCGCTTATCTTCGCCGAGTTCCAAGCCTACGATCCGCGCACCTGCGAGGTCGAGCCTGCGCGGGCCCTGGCGGGACGCTATCTGGAGGCGGCCTGCCGCCAAGGCGGGGTCTTCACCGTGCTGTTCCATAACGACTACTTCCATGCGGACGAATTCCCCGGCAACGCCGAAGTCTACGCCGATCTGATCGCCCGGGCGGACGGGCGCGGCCTGCCGGACTTCGATCCCCTGGGGACGCATGCGCGTTACGTGGGGGCCGATGCCGGGTGA
- a CDS encoding glycosyltransferase, with protein sequence MSAQSPRYYPHVARHLGSLRKAFPRVRLLYWEKDPNEPMYAFPGVEAVRVVLPFSSGGPRFFLKLMFAFWRRLRMMRPENIEAIDPYALIPARAYALFARPGGRPPRIVYFSMEYFAEMPSLRGKPWKRGVWLFLERWGASGAAAAATVCDSIAERLSAGFGLPVATVRNVPARSGGGPAPDDSLGNLDDTSYPGLHARCGVAPEIPLLIYQGALQMGRGLEASIRALGIVPGLHLAIVGGGGLRPALEALARESGCESRVHFLGEVDFRELVPLTREAVAGLALIEPLSASYRFALPGKLFEYIQTGVPVIATALPEMRKIIEGYGVGVCLEDYGPVPLASVLRRLAEDPAWRAGFAANLERAAADLCWEAEEARYLALFR encoded by the coding sequence GTGTCGGCCCAATCGCCGCGCTATTACCCCCATGTCGCCCGCCATCTCGGCAGCCTTCGGAAAGCCTTTCCGCGGGTACGTCTGCTTTATTGGGAGAAGGACCCGAACGAGCCCATGTACGCCTTTCCCGGGGTGGAGGCCGTGCGAGTGGTCCTGCCCTTCAGCTCGGGCGGCCCGCGCTTCTTCCTGAAGCTCATGTTCGCCTTCTGGCGCCGCCTGCGGATGATGCGGCCGGAGAATATCGAAGCCATCGATCCGTACGCTCTGATTCCCGCGCGCGCCTATGCGCTCTTCGCCCGGCCGGGAGGACGGCCGCCGCGCATCGTGTATTTCTCCATGGAATACTTCGCCGAAATGCCCAGTCTGCGAGGTAAGCCATGGAAAAGGGGGGTCTGGCTTTTCCTCGAGCGTTGGGGCGCCTCCGGGGCTGCGGCGGCGGCCACGGTTTGCGACAGCATCGCGGAACGGTTGAGCGCCGGATTCGGCCTGCCGGTGGCCACGGTACGCAACGTACCCGCCCGTTCCGGCGGCGGCCCGGCCCCGGACGATTCCCTAGGTAACTTGGATGATACCTCGTATCCCGGCCTGCATGCCCGCTGCGGGGTGGCTCCGGAAATCCCCTTGCTCATTTACCAGGGCGCCCTGCAAATGGGACGCGGCCTCGAAGCCTCCATCCGGGCCTTGGGGATCGTTCCCGGATTGCATCTGGCCATCGTCGGCGGAGGCGGCCTGCGACCGGCCTTGGAAGCCCTGGCGCGGGAGTCGGGCTGCGAAAGCCGGGTCCATTTCCTGGGGGAAGTCGATTTCCGCGAACTCGTTCCGCTCACGCGCGAGGCGGTGGCGGGCTTGGCCCTGATCGAACCCTTATCCGCCAGTTATCGTTTCGCCCTGCCCGGCAAGCTGTTCGAATATATCCAGACGGGCGTGCCGGTGATCGCCACCGCCCTACCCGAGATGCGCAAGATCATCGAAGGCTACGGCGTCGGCGTGTGCCTGGAAGATTACGGCCCCGTCCCCCTGGCCTCCGTCCTGCGGCGCCTGGCCGAGGATCCGGCCTGGCGCGCCGGCTTCGCGGCCAACTTGGAGCGTGCCGCCGCGGATCTCTGCTGGGAAGCCGAAGAAGCGCGTTACCTCGCTTTGTTCCGATGA
- a CDS encoding glycosyltransferase: protein MAQPEYSLLIPVRNEAARIEGVVRAVFSELRGNPVWEVCIADDVSDDGTYERLRELSQAFPFRLLRPPANLGRGGVRNFLATEARGAILVFLDGDSRPQPGFIRAWEGLDPAVAWMGRISYEASPPSGFSRFLARGSGMGKIRRPGPVPTAYFVSQNFRISKDVFLRAGGFRTDLKGWGGEDVDLAYKLARLGVPLRIQPDSEARHPSVTGLAGYFKRLEDFGRINLPTLVAEHPDLAAQFKLGLARPPWSLLFLNPILDALCRALVVGIPAWPWPYALYRYAVFNRYARGYRRSLRPPRA, encoded by the coding sequence ATGGCCCAACCCGAATACAGCCTGCTCATCCCGGTCCGCAACGAAGCCGCCCGCATCGAGGGCGTGGTCCGCGCCGTCTTTTCCGAGCTGCGGGGGAACCCCGTCTGGGAAGTTTGCATCGCCGACGACGTCTCCGATGACGGCACTTACGAGCGCTTGCGGGAATTGTCGCAGGCGTTCCCGTTCCGCCTTTTACGTCCGCCCGCGAACCTGGGACGCGGCGGCGTCCGCAACTTCCTGGCGACAGAGGCCCGCGGCGCGATCCTGGTTTTCCTGGACGGGGACAGCCGGCCGCAGCCCGGATTCATCCGGGCCTGGGAAGGGCTTGATCCCGCCGTTGCCTGGATGGGCAGGATCTCTTACGAGGCCTCCCCGCCCAGCGGCTTCAGCCGGTTCCTGGCCCGGGGTTCGGGCATGGGTAAGATCCGCCGGCCGGGCCCGGTACCGACGGCCTACTTCGTCTCGCAAAACTTCCGGATCTCCAAGGACGTTTTCCTGAGGGCCGGCGGTTTCCGTACCGATCTGAAGGGTTGGGGCGGCGAGGACGTGGATTTGGCGTACAAGCTCGCCCGTCTGGGCGTGCCCTTGAGGATCCAGCCCGACTCCGAGGCCCGTCACCCGTCGGTTACGGGTCTGGCGGGTTATTTCAAGCGCTTGGAGGACTTCGGCCGGATCAACCTGCCGACGCTCGTCGCCGAGCACCCCGACCTGGCGGCCCAGTTCAAGCTCGGCCTGGCGCGGCCTCCCTGGAGCCTGCTCTTCCTCAATCCGATCCTGGACGCCCTATGCCGCGCATTAGTCGTGGGCATCCCCGCCTGGCCTTGGCCTTACGCCCTTTACCGGTATGCGGTTTTCAATCGCTATGCGCGCGGGTACCGTCGATCCCTAAGACCGCCGCGGGCCTGA